A genomic window from Anthocerotibacter panamensis C109 includes:
- a CDS encoding energy transducer TonB, with amino-acid sequence MDSTTPISPPPLISRPVAIGFGLSVVLHIGLLFFVVLPKTPKVEVEEEPKYDLVDLQKVPEPPKPKPPEKKPPEPPKKQPPRQGSAPRKIFQVKTGDASLASVKQDKPGAADGDLAGGTGTGTGNVLGAGDQPVGDPDPGPPPPPPPPPPPPEPLVKPVALTQPSPVYPEAARTAGQEGRAIVRAYIDEKGNVTRTKVVRSSGFPDLDTAAEAAVQKMRFEPAHRGTVTEAAKVDVPIRFSLS; translated from the coding sequence ATGGATTCTACAACGCCCATCTCACCCCCGCCCTTAATATCGCGCCCGGTAGCGATTGGCTTTGGCCTTTCGGTTGTCCTACACATCGGTTTGTTGTTTTTTGTGGTCCTCCCTAAAACGCCCAAAGTGGAAGTTGAAGAGGAACCGAAGTACGATCTGGTGGACCTGCAAAAAGTACCGGAGCCCCCCAAACCCAAGCCGCCCGAGAAGAAGCCGCCCGAGCCGCCCAAGAAGCAGCCGCCGCGTCAGGGTTCTGCACCCCGCAAAATCTTTCAAGTCAAGACTGGGGATGCCAGTTTAGCGAGCGTCAAGCAGGATAAGCCCGGTGCTGCTGATGGAGACTTGGCTGGAGGAACAGGGACCGGGACCGGTAATGTTCTGGGAGCCGGAGATCAGCCCGTAGGCGATCCCGATCCGGGACCACCGCCACCGCCGCCGCCACCACCGCCACCACCCGAGCCCCTAGTTAAGCCGGTCGCGCTCACACAGCCCAGCCCCGTCTATCCCGAGGCTGCACGGACTGCCGGGCAGGAAGGGCGGGCCATTGTCCGAGCCTACATCGACGAGAAGGGCAACGTCACCCGAACTAAAGTCGTGCGCTCCAGCGGATTCCCCGATCTCGATACCGCTGCTGAAGCTGCTGTCCAAAAAATGCGTTTTGAGCCCGCCCACCGCGGAACTGTGACCGAAGCAGCCAAGGTAGACGTACCAATTCGCTTTAGCCTGAGTTGA
- a CDS encoding ExbD/TolR family protein, producing MRLPPVSEEFPEIPVVPLIDVMFTLLTFFIVATLLIQKTRTIDLNLPQASNEVSTTPPKQVDITVDKGGKFYFNKQLVTRQELAALAARLPDETLIILAGDEKARYQDITRAMDALREAGKASRIALAARALK from the coding sequence ATGCGCTTACCACCTGTATCTGAGGAATTCCCAGAGATCCCGGTTGTACCTTTGATCGATGTCATGTTCACACTGCTAACTTTTTTCATTGTGGCGACCCTTTTAATTCAGAAAACTCGAACTATTGACCTGAACTTGCCCCAAGCCTCCAACGAAGTGAGTACCACCCCTCCCAAGCAGGTGGATATCACGGTGGATAAAGGGGGGAAGTTTTACTTCAACAAGCAGCTAGTCACCCGTCAAGAGTTAGCTGCGTTGGCGGCAAGGCTGCCCGATGAGACCTTGATCATCCTGGCAGGCGACGAGAAAGCCCGCTATCAAGACATCACCCGCGCGATGGATGCGCTCCGAGAAGCAGGCAAAGCTTCGCGGATTGCTCTGGCTGCTCGGGCACTCAAGTAG
- a CDS encoding ExbD/TolR family protein gives MRLPHLSDEFPEVPVVPLIDVMFTLLTFFIVTSLLIEKNKAIKLNLPKSTTTEIIQAKKKDQVDISVAPDGKFYFNKQPVSREQLIKEVTPLKDDVIIVLSGDENTHYEDITKAMEVIRDAGKFRIGLAADRDEKGATK, from the coding sequence ATGCGCCTACCACACCTGTCCGATGAATTCCCCGAGGTTCCGGTAGTTCCCCTGATTGATGTCATGTTTACCTTGCTGACCTTCTTCATTGTCACCAGTCTTTTGATCGAGAAGAATAAGGCCATCAAGCTTAACTTACCTAAATCCACCACCACTGAGATCATCCAGGCTAAGAAGAAAGACCAGGTAGACATCAGTGTGGCCCCAGACGGGAAGTTTTACTTCAACAAGCAACCTGTGAGCCGCGAGCAGCTAATCAAAGAAGTAACGCCTCTTAAAGACGACGTGATTATTGTGCTCTCCGGGGACGAGAATACCCACTACGAGGACATCACCAAAGCGATGGAAGTCATCCGTGATGCTGGTAAGTTCCGCATTGGGCTAGCAGCAGACCGGGATGAAAAAGGCGCGACCAAGTAA
- a CDS encoding MotA/TolQ/ExbB proton channel family protein → MYPLFFFSITSISLIIERAFFWRKVSVGTPAFLTDVLSTYKRKSLDATVKVCEQYKDLPVARIFGAAFRLGETDEEQFRLAMESATSAEVPILRKWTTLFDTIIQASPLIGLVGTITGLIRALSNINLGGGAGSEQISQVTSGIGEALIATATGITIALITLLLTNIFRSLYNRQIAIIGQYSGELEIIHRKRSETSDYAPTTPVR, encoded by the coding sequence ATGTATCCCCTGTTCTTTTTCTCCATCACTTCGATCTCCCTCATCATTGAGCGGGCTTTTTTTTGGCGCAAGGTCTCGGTAGGGACTCCGGCATTTTTGACCGACGTCCTCTCCACCTATAAGCGCAAATCCCTCGATGCTACCGTTAAGGTTTGCGAGCAGTATAAGGACCTCCCCGTAGCCCGCATCTTTGGAGCTGCCTTCCGTTTGGGTGAGACGGACGAAGAGCAGTTCCGCTTGGCAATGGAATCAGCGACCTCTGCTGAAGTGCCCATCCTACGCAAATGGACCACCCTTTTTGATACGATTATCCAGGCATCCCCGCTGATTGGTTTGGTAGGAACTATCACCGGTCTGATCCGCGCACTCAGTAACATCAATTTGGGAGGGGGCGCTGGCTCTGAGCAAATCAGCCAAGTCACCAGCGGCATTGGAGAAGCGTTGATCGCCACAGCGACAGGGATTACCATCGCTCTGATTACCCTGCTACTCACCAACATTTTCCGTTCTCTTTACAACCGCCAGATTGCCATCATTGGTCAATACTCAGGCGAACTAGAAATTATTCATCGCAAACGGAGTGAAACCAGCGATTATGCGCCTACCACACCTGTCCGATGA
- a CDS encoding NAD(P)/FAD-dependent oxidoreductase: MPVVVLAGCGYGAIACMQALKGKAQIIAISPKPYLVNSGMTPRLLSGRFTPDDPQIPLEPYFQQTGTHYLAGRVNSLDPVARVVTIQGKTQPVSYDYLVLNVGRVPDLSVPGAQEYAFSVRPVERILALRAWVQDCWQRAAARDDRAGLLTFVVAGGGYTGVELMGELHTLCQALHRTTGIPWSRVRLVLVVAGSEPAPGLNSRFSKFVAAALKRRGIAVWPASRVSRIEPTQIILQTPTGPVTLPCHTTVWATGLRVEEWLAASGLPTASDGSVLVDRYLRVSKEERILALGDCACFEANPALPKLGVYAVRAAPIVAQNLVQIMQGGQLTPFQPQGTVFVSVTTGAREAVMHKGWITHQGRVALKLKNLFDYLYMRRHKPVDWRKYLC, translated from the coding sequence ATGCCGGTGGTTGTCCTAGCCGGTTGCGGCTATGGGGCCATCGCCTGTATGCAAGCCCTCAAGGGCAAAGCCCAAATCATCGCCATCAGCCCCAAGCCCTATCTGGTCAATTCCGGGATGACTCCCCGCTTACTCAGCGGCAGGTTTACTCCAGACGATCCCCAAATTCCTCTAGAACCCTACTTTCAGCAAACTGGGACGCACTATCTAGCCGGACGCGTGAATAGCCTAGACCCGGTGGCTCGAGTCGTTACGATTCAAGGTAAAACCCAACCGGTCTCCTATGATTATCTGGTCCTCAATGTCGGACGTGTCCCCGACTTGAGCGTTCCAGGGGCGCAGGAGTATGCCTTCTCAGTGCGGCCTGTAGAGCGTATTCTGGCTTTGCGTGCCTGGGTTCAGGACTGCTGGCAGCGCGCGGCAGCCAGGGATGACCGGGCGGGTCTGTTGACCTTTGTGGTAGCCGGAGGCGGGTACACCGGGGTCGAACTGATGGGAGAACTCCACACGCTCTGTCAGGCGTTGCACCGGACCACAGGCATCCCCTGGAGCCGAGTACGGCTGGTCCTGGTCGTCGCGGGGAGTGAGCCTGCACCCGGCCTCAATAGCCGTTTCTCTAAGTTCGTAGCTGCTGCGCTCAAGCGGCGGGGCATTGCGGTATGGCCTGCCAGCCGAGTCAGTCGGATAGAGCCTACTCAGATTATCCTCCAGACTCCGACGGGTCCGGTCACCCTCCCTTGCCATACCACGGTCTGGGCTACAGGGCTTCGGGTCGAAGAGTGGTTGGCGGCCAGTGGCCTGCCCACAGCCTCCGATGGCTCGGTTTTGGTGGACCGGTACCTGCGTGTAAGCAAGGAGGAACGAATTTTGGCTCTGGGAGACTGTGCTTGTTTTGAAGCAAATCCTGCCCTCCCCAAGCTCGGAGTCTATGCAGTCCGGGCTGCGCCCATAGTCGCCCAAAATCTCGTGCAGATCATGCAGGGCGGACAGCTTACCCCTTTTCAGCCTCAGGGTACTGTCTTTGTCAGCGTCACTACAGGAGCCCGCGAGGCGGTGATGCACAAAGGCTGGATCACGCACCAGGGCAGGGTTGCGCTAAAACTCAAGAACCTGTTTGACTACCTGTATATGCGCCGCCACAAGCCGGTAGACTGGCGCAAGTACCTGTGCTAA
- a CDS encoding HAS-barrel domain-containing protein, whose protein sequence is MNSRTERLTSRNNEASEGRAEVIVTATTEFLAQCLDGEALEFPRAPAFGSLVKAVDEERGQETYGVVFFTTTVPIDSVHRARALGLSPQQLREEQPQIFEMLKTEFRAVIVGYREGRVLYQYLPPYPPQVHEPVYACTKAETAKFCQQLTFLRTLMQVPGAPADELLAAVLRHGYLATGRSRTWLVQAGREVSLLLKDDYDRLNAIVRRLQP, encoded by the coding sequence ATGAATTCGCGAACCGAGCGCCTGACATCCAGAAATAATGAAGCGTCAGAGGGCCGTGCTGAGGTCATTGTGACGGCGACGACCGAGTTTCTCGCGCAGTGCCTGGATGGAGAAGCTTTGGAGTTTCCCCGCGCCCCGGCTTTTGGTTCGCTGGTCAAAGCTGTAGATGAGGAGCGCGGACAGGAGACCTATGGGGTAGTTTTTTTTACCACGACGGTCCCTATCGATTCGGTCCATCGGGCACGGGCACTGGGGTTGAGTCCCCAGCAGTTGCGCGAGGAGCAACCCCAGATTTTTGAAATGCTCAAGACCGAGTTTCGCGCCGTGATTGTGGGCTACCGTGAAGGGCGGGTTTTGTACCAGTATTTGCCGCCCTACCCACCCCAAGTCCATGAGCCCGTCTACGCTTGTACCAAAGCCGAGACCGCTAAGTTTTGTCAGCAATTGACGTTCCTCAGGACATTGATGCAGGTTCCGGGGGCTCCGGCAGATGAGCTACTGGCGGCTGTGTTACGCCATGGTTATCTCGCGACGGGGCGCTCCCGAACATGGTTGGTGCAGGCGGGCCGGGAAGTCAGCCTGTTACTCAAAGATGACTACGACCGCCTCAACGCCATCGTGCGTAGGCTCCAGCCCTGA
- a CDS encoding BON domain-containing protein: MKSTLKTMVLLAGLPMLVGLTACSPATRERELASDERAREEQAGQPEGMREGAQRLGEKVQEGAERTGEAARRATAPLGGGAKTAEGGATPQERQGDATSETRGRQLNSDIRAREQRSQTTARVSDADIESKVRSKLEANLQKRAITVKADKGVVTLQGNVANKAEADKAVNLTREINGVKEVRSQLKTSSS, from the coding sequence ATGAAGAGCACCCTAAAGACCATGGTTCTGCTGGCGGGCCTTCCAATGCTCGTGGGGCTCACCGCCTGTAGCCCTGCTACTCGTGAACGGGAACTTGCATCCGATGAACGTGCCCGAGAGGAACAAGCAGGCCAACCGGAGGGTATGCGTGAAGGGGCCCAACGTCTTGGTGAAAAGGTCCAAGAAGGCGCTGAACGCACCGGTGAAGCGGCCCGCCGAGCCACTGCTCCTCTAGGGGGCGGGGCCAAGACAGCGGAGGGCGGTGCAACCCCGCAAGAACGTCAGGGGGATGCTACGAGCGAAACGCGGGGTCGTCAACTCAATTCAGACATCCGTGCTCGGGAGCAGCGTTCCCAGACTACCGCTCGGGTAAGCGATGCTGACATCGAGAGCAAAGTCCGTAGTAAACTGGAAGCCAACCTGCAAAAGCGAGCGATTACAGTCAAGGCAGATAAAGGCGTAGTGACGCTCCAAGGAAACGTAGCCAATAAAGCAGAAGCGGACAAAGCAGTTAACTTGACCCGTGAAATCAATGGAGTCAAGGAAGTACGCTCCCAGTTAAAAACTTCCAGTAGCTAG
- a CDS encoding CsbD family protein, producing MTTTDVRRAVGTFKDRMQAERALTRLREAGFDMKDVSIVSKHEQQGEIAGVDVQQKVGTKADEGAATGAVAGGTLGGLTGLLVGLGALAIPGIGPVMTAGALGTALASALAGGAIGATAGGITGALIGMGIPEDRAETYDRAIRSGNYLVMVDGTPDEIRQAENVLQESGIQNYGMFSAPSGTYREEDYRDRGTLGERGGAFAQRTEGQVQETWGKATGDPSDQAMGRAKQRDADTRDRS from the coding sequence ATGACCACTACCGATGTACGTCGCGCCGTTGGGACATTTAAAGACCGGATGCAGGCAGAGCGAGCGTTGACCCGGTTGCGGGAAGCTGGATTTGACATGAAGGATGTCTCTATCGTCTCCAAGCACGAGCAGCAGGGCGAGATCGCCGGGGTGGATGTTCAACAAAAAGTAGGCACCAAAGCCGATGAAGGAGCCGCAACGGGTGCTGTAGCCGGGGGAACCTTAGGCGGATTGACAGGCTTGCTGGTGGGATTAGGCGCACTTGCGATTCCGGGGATTGGCCCGGTTATGACGGCGGGAGCATTGGGTACAGCCCTGGCGAGTGCCCTGGCTGGAGGAGCGATTGGCGCAACGGCAGGGGGCATCACCGGCGCTCTAATTGGCATGGGAATCCCGGAAGACCGCGCGGAAACCTATGACCGCGCCATTCGTAGCGGCAATTATCTGGTGATGGTGGACGGCACCCCCGATGAGATCCGTCAGGCAGAGAACGTCTTACAAGAATCCGGTATCCAAAACTACGGCATGTTTAGCGCTCCTTCCGGGACTTACCGCGAAGAGGACTACCGGGACCGGGGCACCCTCGGGGAGCGCGGTGGAGCCTTCGCCCAGCGTACAGAGGGCCAAGTTCAAGAGACTTGGGGCAAGGCCACAGGTGACCCCAGCGATCAGGCCATGGGCCGCGCCAAGCAGCGCGATGCTGACACTCGAGACCGCTCCTAA